One region of Primulina tabacum isolate GXHZ01 chromosome 17, ASM2559414v2, whole genome shotgun sequence genomic DNA includes:
- the LOC142530619 gene encoding uncharacterized protein LOC142530619, with product MEEETMPAPEGYWMIPLIKFMVNNELPEDKARAQKIKRQAPRFVLLNNIYRRSFQGPLLKCLSMRDVDYVLREIHEGCCGEHLRGIALARKAMLAGFWRLISDNGRQFQGREITAWCQEMKIIQSFTSIAYPQANGQTEVVNRIIVQALKTRLQGKGKDRVEELSSVIWAYRTTPRAPT from the exons ATGGAAGAAGAGACAATGCCAGCACCAGAGGGTTATTGGATGATACCCCTGATCAAATTCATGGTAAACAATGAATTACCTGAAGACAAAGCTCGAGCTCAGAAGATCAAGAGACAAGCACCCAGatttgttctcttaaataatatcTACAGAAGATCATTTCAGGGACCTCTGTTAAAGTGCTTATCTATGAGAGATGTGGATTATGTCCTCCGGGAGATTCATGAAGGGTGTTGTGGAGAGCATCTCAGAGGAATAGCATTAGCCCGGAAAGCGATGCTTGCCGGATTTTG GAGACTAATCTCAGACAATGGGAGACAGTTTCAGGGAAGGGAGATCACAGCTTGGTGCCAGGAAATGAAAATAATTCAGTCTTTCACTTCTATTGCTTATCCTCAAGCAAATGGTCAAACAGAGGTTGTTAACAGAATTATTGTGCAAGCCTTGAAAACTAGGCTACAGGGCAAAGGAAAAGACCGGGTGGAAGAACTGTCTAGTGTTATCTGGGCATACAGAACTACTCCCCGGGCACCTACTTAA